In Rhipicephalus microplus isolate Deutch F79 chromosome 7, USDA_Rmic, whole genome shotgun sequence, one genomic interval encodes:
- the LOC119179674 gene encoding ras-related protein Rap-1b isoform X3 produces the protein MRYDKQNWYSQVSGESLEDRRDSTANLSKSERPKRGGKKKHQQRDNEHTHDMPTLSGLHLPSSSPTGNGGIAAPGTCQPSTTVRITVMGAARVGKSSLIQQFLYGRVPKQHNATVEELHRRDYGASNGGRHRLTLELLDTSGSYQFPAMKQLAITTAQAFILVYAIDDMESFEEVRRLRSEIQEARAELGKGMPPVVIVGNKSDLAFRRTVGYEVAETVATIDWEHGYVECSALEGLNVTQVFHEVLMQSKLPEVLSNSNRRRQSCPAQVHSHKRLYSNGAKRHSCIIS, from the exons ATGCGTTACGACAAACAGAACTG GTACTCTCAGGTGTCGGGGGAATCGCTCGAGGATAGAAGGGATTCTACCGCGAACCTCTCCAAGAGCGAGCGCCCAAAGCGTGGTGGCAAGAAGAAGCACCAGCAGCGCGACAACGAGCACACACACGACATGCCGACCTTAAGCGGACTTCACCTGCCTTCCTCCAGTCCCACCGGCAACGGCGGAATCGCTGCTCCCGGAACCTGCCAGCCATCGACCACAGTCCGCATCACCGTGATGGGAGCGGCCCGCGTCGGCAAGTCTTCGCTCATTCAACAATTCCTGTACGGCCGGGTGCCGAAGCAGCACAACGCCACCGTGGAGGAGCTGCACCGGCGAGACTACGGTGCCTCCAACGGAGGGCGCCACAGGCTCACCCTGGAGCTGCTGGACACCAGCGGGAGCTACCAGTTCCCGGCCATGAAACAGCTGGCCATCACAACGGCGCAGGCATTCATCTTAGTCTACGCTATCGACGACATGGAGTCCTTCGAAGAG GTCCGTCGCCTTCGAAGTGAAATCCAAGAAGCCCGCGCCGAACTCGGCAAGGGCATGCCCCCGGTCGTGATCGTGGGCAACAAGTCCGACCTGGCGTTCAGACGCACCGTGGGTTACGAAGTTGCGGAGACCGTCGCCACAATCGACTGGGAACACGGCTACGTCGAGTGCTCGGCCCTCGAAGGTCTCAACGTGACGCAAGTCTTTCACGAGGTTCTCATGCAAAGCAAGCTTCCCGAGGTCCTCTCCAACTCAAACCGGCGGCGACAGTCGTGCCCCGCACAAGTCCACTCGCACAAAAGGTTGTACAGCAACGGAGCAAAGAGGCACAGCTGCATCATCTCGTGA
- the LOC119179674 gene encoding ras-related protein Rap-1b isoform X1 yields the protein MGVRSVFEDFVVTDPLSFLTASEACGVFMEATNVRRWSLFGYSQVSGESLEDRRDSTANLSKSERPKRGGKKKHQQRDNEHTHDMPTLSGLHLPSSSPTGNGGIAAPGTCQPSTTVRITVMGAARVGKSSLIQQFLYGRVPKQHNATVEELHRRDYGASNGGRHRLTLELLDTSGSYQFPAMKQLAITTAQAFILVYAIDDMESFEEVRRLRSEIQEARAELGKGMPPVVIVGNKSDLAFRRTVGYEVAETVATIDWEHGYVECSALEGLNVTQVFHEVLMQSKLPEVLSNSNRRRQSCPAQVHSHKRLYSNGAKRHSCIIS from the exons ATGGGAGTGCGAAGCGTTTTCGAAGATTTCGTTGTCACGGATCCGCTTTCTTTTCTCACCGCCAGTGAGGCTTGCGGGGTGTTCATGGAAGCGACGAATGTGCGGAGGTGGTCACTATTCGG GTACTCTCAGGTGTCGGGGGAATCGCTCGAGGATAGAAGGGATTCTACCGCGAACCTCTCCAAGAGCGAGCGCCCAAAGCGTGGTGGCAAGAAGAAGCACCAGCAGCGCGACAACGAGCACACACACGACATGCCGACCTTAAGCGGACTTCACCTGCCTTCCTCCAGTCCCACCGGCAACGGCGGAATCGCTGCTCCCGGAACCTGCCAGCCATCGACCACAGTCCGCATCACCGTGATGGGAGCGGCCCGCGTCGGCAAGTCTTCGCTCATTCAACAATTCCTGTACGGCCGGGTGCCGAAGCAGCACAACGCCACCGTGGAGGAGCTGCACCGGCGAGACTACGGTGCCTCCAACGGAGGGCGCCACAGGCTCACCCTGGAGCTGCTGGACACCAGCGGGAGCTACCAGTTCCCGGCCATGAAACAGCTGGCCATCACAACGGCGCAGGCATTCATCTTAGTCTACGCTATCGACGACATGGAGTCCTTCGAAGAG GTCCGTCGCCTTCGAAGTGAAATCCAAGAAGCCCGCGCCGAACTCGGCAAGGGCATGCCCCCGGTCGTGATCGTGGGCAACAAGTCCGACCTGGCGTTCAGACGCACCGTGGGTTACGAAGTTGCGGAGACCGTCGCCACAATCGACTGGGAACACGGCTACGTCGAGTGCTCGGCCCTCGAAGGTCTCAACGTGACGCAAGTCTTTCACGAGGTTCTCATGCAAAGCAAGCTTCCCGAGGTCCTCTCCAACTCAAACCGGCGGCGACAGTCGTGCCCCGCACAAGTCCACTCGCACAAAAGGTTGTACAGCAACGGAGCAAAGAGGCACAGCTGCATCATCTCGTGA
- the LOC119179674 gene encoding ras-related protein Rap-1b isoform X2 has protein sequence MPSITRFFFRYRHLLYSQVSGESLEDRRDSTANLSKSERPKRGGKKKHQQRDNEHTHDMPTLSGLHLPSSSPTGNGGIAAPGTCQPSTTVRITVMGAARVGKSSLIQQFLYGRVPKQHNATVEELHRRDYGASNGGRHRLTLELLDTSGSYQFPAMKQLAITTAQAFILVYAIDDMESFEEVRRLRSEIQEARAELGKGMPPVVIVGNKSDLAFRRTVGYEVAETVATIDWEHGYVECSALEGLNVTQVFHEVLMQSKLPEVLSNSNRRRQSCPAQVHSHKRLYSNGAKRHSCIIS, from the exons ATGCCTTCCATCACGAGATTTTTCTTCCGCTACAGGCATCTCCT GTACTCTCAGGTGTCGGGGGAATCGCTCGAGGATAGAAGGGATTCTACCGCGAACCTCTCCAAGAGCGAGCGCCCAAAGCGTGGTGGCAAGAAGAAGCACCAGCAGCGCGACAACGAGCACACACACGACATGCCGACCTTAAGCGGACTTCACCTGCCTTCCTCCAGTCCCACCGGCAACGGCGGAATCGCTGCTCCCGGAACCTGCCAGCCATCGACCACAGTCCGCATCACCGTGATGGGAGCGGCCCGCGTCGGCAAGTCTTCGCTCATTCAACAATTCCTGTACGGCCGGGTGCCGAAGCAGCACAACGCCACCGTGGAGGAGCTGCACCGGCGAGACTACGGTGCCTCCAACGGAGGGCGCCACAGGCTCACCCTGGAGCTGCTGGACACCAGCGGGAGCTACCAGTTCCCGGCCATGAAACAGCTGGCCATCACAACGGCGCAGGCATTCATCTTAGTCTACGCTATCGACGACATGGAGTCCTTCGAAGAG GTCCGTCGCCTTCGAAGTGAAATCCAAGAAGCCCGCGCCGAACTCGGCAAGGGCATGCCCCCGGTCGTGATCGTGGGCAACAAGTCCGACCTGGCGTTCAGACGCACCGTGGGTTACGAAGTTGCGGAGACCGTCGCCACAATCGACTGGGAACACGGCTACGTCGAGTGCTCGGCCCTCGAAGGTCTCAACGTGACGCAAGTCTTTCACGAGGTTCTCATGCAAAGCAAGCTTCCCGAGGTCCTCTCCAACTCAAACCGGCGGCGACAGTCGTGCCCCGCACAAGTCCACTCGCACAAAAGGTTGTACAGCAACGGAGCAAAGAGGCACAGCTGCATCATCTCGTGA